In Gopherus flavomarginatus isolate rGopFla2 chromosome 5, rGopFla2.mat.asm, whole genome shotgun sequence, one DNA window encodes the following:
- the C5H14orf132 gene encoding uncharacterized protein C14orf132 homolog, which translates to MDLSFMAAQIPVMGGAFMDSPNEDFGTEYSLFNSSANVHAAASMQNQPEETSRSSNDAILLWIAIIATIGNIVVVGVVYAFTF; encoded by the coding sequence ATTCCTGTTATGGGAGGAGCCTTCATGGACTCACCCAATGAGGATTTTGGTACAGAATACTCCTTGTTTAATTCATCGGCCAATGTCCATGCAGCTGCTTCAATGCAGAACCAGCCAGAAGAGACATCCCGCTCCTCAAACGATGCCATATTGTTATGGATTGCGATCATTGCAACAATTGGAAACATTGTGGTTGTGGGAGTGGTGTATGCCTTCACGTTTTAA